The following proteins are co-located in the Chiroxiphia lanceolata isolate bChiLan1 chromosome 7, bChiLan1.pri, whole genome shotgun sequence genome:
- the KCNJ3 gene encoding G protein-activated inward rectifier potassium channel 1 isoform X2 encodes MSALRRKLGDDYQVVSTSASGAGLPPPRAAPRGKRQRFVDKNGRCNVQHGNLGGETSRYLSDLFTTLVDLKWRWNLFIFILTYTVAWLFMASMWWVIAYMRGDLNKAHDDSYTPCVANVYNFPSAFLFFIETEATIGYGYRYITDKCPEGIILFLFQSILGSIVDAFLIGCMFIKMSQPKKRAETLMFSEHAAISMRDGKLTLMFRVGNLRNSHMVSAQIRCKLLKGPPRRASGCGLSHQESQLPWR; translated from the exons ATGTCGGCGCTGCGGCGCAAGCTGGGGGACGACTACCAGGTGGTGAGCACCTCGGCCAGCGGAGCGGGGCTGCCGCCCCCCAGGGCCGCCCCCCGCGGGAAGCGCCAGCGCTTCGTGGACAAGAACGGCCGCTGCAACGTCCAGCACGGCAACCTGGGCGGCGAGACCAGCCGCTACCTGTCCGACCTCTTCACCACCCTCGTGGACCTCAAGTGGCGCTGGAACCTCTTCATCTTCATCCTCACCTACACGGTGGCCTGGCTCTTCATGGCCTCCATGTGGTGGGTCATCGCCTACATGCGGGGCGACCTCAACAAGGCGCACGACGACAGCTACACCCCCTGCGTGGCCAACGTGTACAACTTCCCCTCCgccttcctcttcttcatcgAGACCGAGGCCACCATCGGCTACGGCTACCGCTACATCACCGACAAGTGCCCCGAGGGCatcatcctcttcctcttccagtCCATCCTGGGCTCCATCGTGGACGCCTTCCTCATCGGCTGCATGTTCATCAAGATGTCCCAGCCCAAGAAGAGGGCCGAGACGCTGATGTTCAGCGAGCACGCCGCCATCTCCATGCGGGACGGGAAGCTCACCCTCATGTTCCGCGTGGGAAACCTCCGCAACAGCCACATGGTCTCGGCGCAGATCCGCTGCAAGCTGCTCAAG GGACCACCTCGGAGAGCCTCAGGCTGCGGGCTGAGCCACCAGGAGTCTCAACTTCCTTGGAGATAA